In the bacterium BMS3Abin11 genome, GCGCACGGCATTCATTTTCCTGCCGACAGAAAAAGCTTCATCAAGTGATAATAAAAATGCACCAGGGTGCTCAGCCACCCAATGTTCACCAGCCTCCCGTGAGCGAAAAAAGAAGACGAAATGGCAGAAACTGGCTGTGATGTTATCTTTAAGTCCAACTTCATCAGGGATAAGGAAGGAGACCATTACCTGATCAGGCTGGAAACAATCAATACCCCTGGGTGAAATGGTCAGCTTGATTTCATCACCACTAAATGCACAGTGTGACGTGATATGCGCGGTGGTATTTAGTAGCTCGGGTATAAACAGGCTATCCCAGGCGCACCAGGTGTATACCGTTTTCCCTTTTACTTCAAAATGGTGGTTGGTCTCACTAACTACAATACCCCAAAAACCGATGATGCGA is a window encoding:
- the merB gene encoding alkylmercury lyase; protein product: MTKIEAPGINTTYCTQSDTDLYQLAQFFIDAFPVMKMAEQRLALVLYSLLSEGEAVTFEQLSDRAGMPLADAKTMLQYWPGVLYDENHRIIGFWGIVVSETNHHFEVKGKTVYTWCAWDSLFIPELLNTTAHITSHCAFSGDEIKLTISPRGIDCFQPDQVMVSFLIPDEVGLKDNITASFCHFVFFFRSREAGEHWVAEHPGAFLLSLDEAFSVGRKMNAVRYNLTLN